Within Eggerthella timonensis, the genomic segment CCTCAACGACTTCATCCGCAAGGTGGAGCACGCCGCTGCCATCCGCGGCACGAAGTACATCCACGTGATGGCGCCGTGCCCGACTGGGTGGGGCTGCGACGTGGACGAGACGGTGGACATCTCGAAGGACATCGTCGACTGCGGCCTGTGGTACCTGGCCGAGTATGAGTGCGGCGCGTTCAAGCTGAACCGCAACCCGCGCGAATTCGCCAGCGTCGAGGCCTACCTGCGCCGCCAAGGCCGCTTCAAGGCCCTCACCGACGAGGATGTCGCCAGCGTGGTTGCCGCGCGCGACGCGAAATGGGAGGTCATGCGCAGGGATTGGGCGTAGAGCCGCCGTCGATGCACTGCTGGAAGGGGCGCCGTTCGAGGATGGCGCCCCTTTTTTGTGCCGATGCTTTCATGATGGTCGATCATATGATATACTTATTTCAATCAAAAGATAGATACTATCGGAGGCAGATATGTCGAATGAACTGACGCCGCGAGACATCAAACGCATTCGGGAGAAGTACGGGCTGACGCAGCAGGGGTTCGCTCGCTTGCTGGGGCTCGGCGAGGCGAGCGTCGTGCGCTACGAGAACGGGCAAAAGCCCAGCAAGGCGAACGCGAACCTCATACGCGCCGCGGACGATCCCGCGTTCATGCGGGGTTGCCTCGAGCGGGACGGAGAGCTGCTGACGAAAAGCCAGCGGGACAAAACCGAGAAGATCGTGTACGCGCTGGTTTCCTTCGACGAGGACGGGGACATCATGGACATCAACGAGATATACGAGATCACGCTGCAGCAGGAAGTGCTCAACGAGCAAGCTGCACAGTTAGCAGGGAAGACTTCGAACCTTCTTATTGCCGCACGGAAAAAGGGCGATAAGGTTGCAACGTTAGTGTATGAAGACGCTCTCAAGCAGCTTGCGCAGATTATGCCGAGCATCACATATCGAGAAAACTCCAACAGGATACGGTTAGCTGAGCTTAAAGGAAGAATCGATTGCTTAATCAATCTCGTACATGGATGCGATGCGAGAGCCGCATGACATGACGAACATAGAAGATTACTCTGATCAAGAATTTTGTGAAGGGCTTCAGTCGATTGTGCAGCTGCTTGTATCCAACGCCCGCATAACGGTGAGGGATGATCCGAGGGCAGTTCTGTTGGGTGGACAAAGCGGCTCGGGAAAAACCATGCTGCATCGTTTGTGTCGGGATGAGTTCGATCAGAACATTGTCATCGTTAACGGCGATGATTATCGCGGCTATCATCCTCGATTCGATCAGATCAGCGCGCAATACGGGATCGATGCCCCGGCTCATACGGCTGCATGGGCCGGCCGGATGGTCGAGGCGGTCATCGACGCCCTTTCTATTATGGGGTACAACCTCGTCATCGAGGGGACGCTGCGCACCTCCGACGTTCCCCTCAGAACGGCGGCGTTTTTGCGCGGTCGCGGATACGGTGTGTCGCTGGCGCTCATGGCGGTGAAACCCGAGATATCGCTGGTCAGCTGTCAGCTGCGCTACGAGCAGATGCGCATCGCGGGCACGGAGCCGCGCGCGGTCGACCCTGCGCACCACCTTTTGATCGTAGAGAGCATCGTCGACAACCTGAAGGTGCTCGAGGATTCCGGCATGTTCGACAGCGTCGATCTCTACAGTCGCAGCGAGCGC encodes:
- a CDS encoding helix-turn-helix domain-containing protein, yielding MSNELTPRDIKRIREKYGLTQQGFARLLGLGEASVVRYENGQKPSKANANLIRAADDPAFMRGCLERDGELLTKSQRDKTEKIVYALVSFDEDGDIMDINEIYEITLQQEVLNEQAAQLAGKTSNLLIAARKKGDKVATLVYEDALKQLAQIMPSITYRENSNRIRLAELKGRIDCLINLVHGCDARAA
- a CDS encoding zeta toxin family protein translates to MTNIEDYSDQEFCEGLQSIVQLLVSNARITVRDDPRAVLLGGQSGSGKTMLHRLCRDEFDQNIVIVNGDDYRGYHPRFDQISAQYGIDAPAHTAAWAGRMVEAVIDALSIMGYNLVIEGTLRTSDVPLRTAAFLRGRGYGVSLALMAVKPEISLVSCQLRYEQMRIAGTEPRAVDPAHHLLIVESIVDNLKVLEDSGMFDSVDLYSRSERCLFSSADGEGRASDALRDILFGDWTEEERKHQAYLEQRLEEAKARG